One Salminus brasiliensis chromosome 5, fSalBra1.hap2, whole genome shotgun sequence DNA segment encodes these proteins:
- the themis2 gene encoding protein THEMIS2 has protein sequence MEEDEGVLDLRQYISSLDQSSLPRILQVCSGVYFQGSIYELSGSEVCLSTGDLVKVTGVELLSVCCEDIGTNTTFELPIEHSGLFKLVPEDLPYNTIEEMVGLQPVGVDACGSFTFVNRNEMTIENFTVSAGREITLLSVEISADGNRYARCQLMGQQGVSAEVLIPVSCHGEFYECENERGYSLQEIMLSDRLCKRRFRKTKSNKCGSPLIFTPIYQVQGIMHMRKNIVKFPSSLEVDVIDVTEQCKDLTFVTPLSMAEVVTQPKEAFPTMAEILEEPEANRFFCSSWFKELQKGKHLVLHKWDNTTMVLACTPRGRKAQQYFLISCDYGGQMRRRPREFSSVYDLYVAFSRSPGLRVSVTRHCEAVEEEGIPALSVGEQLEVLKLATVAGPGGERMESLTCRRIMEEDEDEDEDEEDENQGEMTEICLPLFTQAHFVEVLSDKKKYCLAELGKNFSLPLEVKVVNRDRAMEKDPLVGLTALVVEEALKETTVLASLPGRPEQCFALPIRWLQMSLCFTSDPLPWADCQNPELHLEGVTEVTDHFYHEYHMSTQTDMAPPPRPPKRKPSSPSSSKTPKTRAKSKADTANIKSTTLTKKLDSLSLSQTNPIENRRAPPPPPPSESAEEPPPLVPRKPTSVSCSKANTYVQTPRKQKKKQRKTARDSSDSDHDYESVDEILNVPDSIMFY, from the exons ATGGAGGAGGACGAGGGAGTGCTGGACCTGCGGCAGTACATCAGCAGCCTGGACCAGTCCTCTTTACCCCGGATCCTGCAGGTCTGCTCAGGAGTCTATTTCCAAG GCTCTATCTATGAGCTGTCAGGCAGCGAGGTCTGCCTGTCCACAGGAGACTTGGTGAAGGTCACTGGTGTGGAACTCCTGTCCGTCTGCTGTGAGGATATTGGTACCAACACCACATTTGAACTGCCTATTGAACATTCAG GTCTGTTCAAACTGGTTCCTGAGGATTTACCCTACAATACAATAGAAGAGATGGTAGGCCTGCAACCTGTTGGAGTGGATGCATGTGGCTCCTTTACCTTCGTCAATAGAAATGAGATGACCATTGAGAATTTCACAGTGTCTGCTGGAAGAGAGATTACCCTGTTATCTGTGGAAATCTCTGCAGATGGCAATCGCTATGCTCGCTGTCAGCTGATGGGCCAGCAGGGAGTGTCTGCAGAGGTGCTTATTCCCGTCTCCTGCCATGGAGAGTTCTATGAGTGCGAGAATGAACGAGGGTACTCTTTGCAGGAGATCATGCTCTCGGACAGGCTGTGCAAGCGTCGCTTCCGCAAGACAAAGTCAAATAAATGTGGCAGCCCCTTGATTTTTACTCCCATCTATCAAGTCCAAGGCATCATGCACA TGAGAAAGAATATAGTGAAGTTCCCCTCCAGCTTGGAAGTGGATGTTATTGATGTAACTGAACAATGTAAAGATTTAACGTTCGTAACTCCACTGTCGATGGCTGAGGTAGTCACTCAGCCAAAGGAGGCCTTTCCTACCATGGCAGAGATCCTGGAGGAGCCAGAGGCCAATCGTTTCTTTTGCAGCAGCTGGTTCAAAGAACTGCAAAAAGGCAAGCACCTTGTGTTGCACAAGTGGGACAATACCACAATGGTGCTAGCATGCACCCCAAGAGGGAGGAAGGCTCAACAATACTTCTTGATTTCATGTGACTATGgtggtcaaatgcggaggagaCCAAGAGAGTTTAGCTCCGTGTATGACCTGTACGTGgcattctctcgctctcctggcctgagagtgagtgtgaccagacactgtgaagcagtggaggaggaaggAATACCTGCTTTGAGTGTGGGCGAGCAGCTGGAGGTGTTGAAGTTAGCAACAGTGGCAGGACCAGGAGGTGAAAGAATGGAGAGCCTGACCTGCAGACGGATCatggaggaggatgaggatgaggatgaggatgaagaggaTGAGAACCAGGGGGAGATGACTGAGATCTGCCTACCTCTGTTCACTCAAGCCCACTTTGTAGAGGTGCTTTCTGACAAGAAAAAGTATTGTTTAGCAGAACTGGGCAAAAACTTTTCCTTGCCCCTTGAAGTCAAAGTAGTGAATCGTGACAGAGCGATGGAAAAAGACCCGCTGGTGGGGTTAACAGCACTGGTAGTGGAAGAGGCTCTAAAGGAAACCACAGTACTTGCTAGCCTGCCTGGCAGGCCTGAGCAGTGCTTTGCATTGCCGATCCGCTGGTTACAAATGTCTCTCTGCTTCACCTCAGACCCTTTGCCTTGGGCTGATTGCCAAAACCCTGAGCTTCACCTTGAGGGCGTCACTGAAGTAACCGACCATTTCTACCATGAATATCACATGTCAACACAGACGGATATGGCTCCTCCTCCACGTCCTCCAAAGCGCaaaccatcatcaccatcatcttcaaaaaccccaaaaacccGTGCTAAATCTAAAGCAGATACTGCTAACATCAAAAGTACCACACTCACCAAAAAACTAGACAGCCTGTCTCTGAGCCAAACAAACCCCATCGAAAACAGACGtgctccacctccacctccaccatctGAA TCTGCAGAAGAACCCCCGCCACTGGTTCCTAGAAAGCCTACCTCAGTGAGTTGCAGTAAAGCTAATACATATGTGCAGACGCcaagaaaacagaagaaaaagcaGCGCAAAACAG CAAGGGATTCCTCAGACAGCGATCATGACTATGAATCTGTGGATGAAATTCTAAATGTTCCTGACAGTATCATGTTTTACTAG